A genomic window from Salvia splendens isolate huo1 chromosome 11, SspV2, whole genome shotgun sequence includes:
- the LOC121754221 gene encoding nascent polypeptide-associated complex subunit alpha, muscle-specific form-like isoform X10, which translates to MTDEKKPAEPPAPIDPKPPAPVDSTPPAPVDPTPPDPIDPTPPAPVDQTPPAPVYITPPAPVDQTPPVPVDSTPPAPVDSTPPAPIDPTPPSPVDQTPPAPVDITPPAPVDQTPPAPVDSTPPAPVDSTPPAPVDSTPPAPVDSTPPAPIDPTPPSPVDQTPPAPVDITPPAPVDQTPPAPVDSTAPAPVDSTAPAPVDSTAPAPVDSTPPAPVDSTPPAPVDSSPPAPVDSTPPAPIDPTPPSPVDQTPPAPVDITPPAPVDSTPPAPVDSTPPAPVDQTPPAPVDITPPAPVDQILPVPVDSTLPAPVDSTPPTPVDSTPTAPVDQTPPAPVDSTPPAPVDQTPPAPVDITSPASVDQTPPAPIDPTPPSPVDQTPTAPVDQTPPAPIDPTLPSPVDQTPPAPVDQTLPSPVDQTPPAPVDKTPPASVDKIPPPEEKVTAQEFRDALYNLPWSSIFAPYPHIEYQGGTNFTVGCEFSSTDSSSSEDDESAHLPLCETGPSTPVLSPPEGAVEESLVYARLCETGLLSPVVSPREGAVAKNIPDHISETGSSSPILSPPEGALEENLPDHKCEAAPSSRVLSPPEGAVAENISDHKCEAVPSSPVLSPPEGAVAEKLSDHKCEAAPSSPVLSPPEGAVAEKLSDHISETGSSPSICSPLEVAVAENLSDHLSAVGASSPVLSPSLLDVADNLHPLWECVPPPPVLSPLEGKVAENPLDHEAIEAAFRGHPRLLMKQKIAGFDETGDSDFDPDDTVNDWEDDDRLDRPVFSPRYMNTGAGLVNLKNTCFMNSVLQCLVHTVLFFEGIIYQRNSLLCVCPNKTFCLKCSLEELFRSLTSGMTYYRPETLAQNLSHISPTFKVGQQEDAHEYLLKLWNKLMECDKYLDDKDNEHKIFVARLFRGRLVNKVMCSCGKISSKTEDAWDLQLPIENSDTLIGALQTYILTVVPDFRCENCGNEGIVQKIDLDQLPPVVTFHLKRFDRLNNKIKKHVSFPPKLDLKPFTRTKVTFSFPSILKFPYDYELYAILVHEGETPTAGHYYSFIRLNSNEWYRYEDSQVTAVDEEEVFKQMAYILFYAPGGETNFTDAVLALQSSEGFTPFEHAQGDEVGRSKKAGKGATKKAADRDESLIAKKKAADRDESLIAKKKAADEGVSVVAVKKGADKNKSSTSEGKWEVQKRRQRRIKL; encoded by the exons ATGACGGATGAAAAGAAACCCGCTGAACCGCCTGCTCCGATCGATCCAAAACCGCCTGCTCCGGTCGATTCAACTCCGCCAGCTCCGGTTGATCCAACACCGCCTGATCCGATAGATCCAACCCCTCCTGCTCCGGTCGATCAAACGCCTCCTGCTCCGGTTTATATAACCCCTCCTGCTCCGGTCGATCAAACCCCTCCTGTTCCAGTCGATTCAACACCACCTGCTCCGGTCGATTCAACCCCGCCTGCTCCGATTGATCCAACCCCGCCTTCGCCGGTCGATCAAACGCCCCCTGCTCCGGTTGATATAACCCCTCCTGCTCCGGTCGATCAAACCCCTCCTGCTCCGGTCGATTCAACACCACCTGCTCCGGTCGATTCAACACCACCTGCTCCGGTCGATTCAACCCCTCCTGCTCCGGTCGATTCAACCCCGCCTGCTCCGATTGATCCAACCCCGCCTTCGCCGGTCGATCAAACGCCCCCTGCTCCGGTTGATATAACCCCCCCTGCTCCGGTCGATCAAACCCCTCCTGCTCCGGTCGATTCAACAGCACCTGCTCCGGTCGATTCAACAGCACCTGCTCCGGTCGATTCAACAGCACCTGCTCCGGTCGATTCAACACCACCTGCTCCGGTCGATTCAACCCCTCCTGCTCCGGTCGATTCATCCCCTCCTGCTCCGGTCGATTCAACCCCGCCTGCTCCGATTGATCCAACCCCACCTTCGCCGGTCGATCAAACGCCCCCTGCTCCGGTTGATATAACCCCTCCTGCTCCGGTCGATTCAACACCACCTGCTCCGGTCGATTCAACCCCTCCTGCTCCGGTCGATCAAACCCCTCCTGCTCCGGTTGATATAACCCCTCCTGCTCCGGTCGATCAAATCCTTCCTGTTCCGGTCGATTCAACACTGCCTGCTCCGGTCGATTCAACACCTCCTACTCCGGTCGATTCAACGCCTACTGCTCCGGTCGATCAAACGCCTCCTGCTCCGGTCGATTCAACGCCTCCTGCTCCGGTCGATCAAACGCCTCCTGCTCCGGTTGATATAACCTCTCCTGCTTCGGTCGATCAAACCCCTCCTGCTCCGATTGATCCAACCCCACCTTCTCCGGTAGATCAAACGCCTACTGCTCCGGTCGATCAAACCCCTCCTGCTCCCATTGATCCAACCCTGCCTTCTCCGGTCGATCAAACGCCTCCTGCTCCGGTCGATCAAACCCTGCCTTCTCCGGTCGATCAAACCCCTCCTGCTCCGGTCGATAAAACCCCGCCTGCTTCGGTCGATAAAATCCCGCCTCCCGAGGAGAAAGTGACTGCACAGGAATTTCGCGACGCGCTCTACAACTTACCGTGGAGTTCGATTTTCGCTCCCTATCCTCATATTGAATATCAAGGAGGAACGAATTTCACAGTGGGTTGTGAGTTTTCGTCCACTGATAGCAGTAGTAGTGAAGATGATGAGAGTGCTCATCTCCCA TTATGTGAGACCGGGCCTTCAACTCCGGTTCTTTCACCTCCggaaggggctgtagaagaaaGTCTTGTTTACGCA CGGTTATGTGAGACCGGGCTTTTATCTCCGGTTGTTTCACCTCGGGAAGGGGCCGTAGCAAAAAATATACCCGATCAT ATATCTGAGACCGGTTCTTCATCTCCGATTCTTTCACCTCCGGAAGGGGCCTTAGAAGAAAATCTACCTGATCAT AAATGTGAGGCCGCGCCTTCATCTCGGGTTCTTTCACCTCCGGAAGGGGCCGTAGCAGAAAATATATCCGATCAT AAATGTGAGGCCGTGCCTTCATCTCCGGTTCTTTCACCTCCAGAAGGGGCCGTAGCAGAAAAGCTATCCGATCAT AAATGTGAGGCTGCGCCTTCATCTCCGGTTCTTTCACCTCCGGAAGGGGCCGTAGCAGAAAAGCTATCCGATCAT ATATCGGAGACCGGGTCTTCACCTTCGATTTGTTCACCTCTGGAAGTGGCCGTGGCAGAAAATCTATCCGATCAT TTATCTGCGGTTGGGGCTTCATCTCCGGTTCTTTCACCTTCGCTATTGGACGTAGCAGATAATCTACAT CCGTTATGGGAGTGCGTGCCTCCACCTCCAGTTCTTTCACCTCTGGAAGGGAAGGTAGCAGAAAATCCACTTGATCAT GAAGCTATTGAAGCTGCATTCAGAGGTCATCCTCGCCTGCTTATGAAGCAGAAAATCGCTGGTTTCGATGAAACA GGTGATTCGGATTTTGATCCAGACGATACAGTA AATGATTGGGAAGATGATGATAGATTGGATCGACCTGTGTTCTCTCCGCGTTACATGAATACA GGAGCTGGACTGGTGAATTTAAAGAATACATGCTTCATGAATTCGGTTTTGCAATGCTTGGTGCATACTGTACTATTTTTTGAGGGCATTATTTACCAAAGAAACTCATTGCTGTGCGTTT GTCCCAATAAAACGTTCTGTCTGAAGTGCAGCCTCGAAGAGCTATTTCGATCACTTACTTCGGGAATGACATATTATAGGCCAGAGACACTAGCTCAGAATTTAAGCC ACATTTCACCTACCTTCAAAGTGGGTCAACAGGAGGATGCTCATGAATACCTTTTGAAGTTATGGAATAAACTAATGGAGTGTGACAAGTATCTTGACGATAAGGATAATGAACATAAAATCTTTGTCGCACGACTGTTTCGTGGCCGTCTTGTCAACAAG GTCATGTGTTCATGTGGTAAGATTTCTAGTAAGACAGAGGATGCATGGGATCTGCAATTACCTATTGAGAATTCGGACACTCTCATCGGTGCTCTGCAAACTTATATACTAACAGTAGTGCCTGACTTTCGCTGTGAAAATTGTGGGAATGAAGGTATAGTACAGAAAATTGATCTGGATCAGCTTCCACCTGTTGTCACGTTTCACCTGAAGAGGTTTGACAGATTGAACAACAAAATCAAAAAGCATGTGTCGTTTCCACCTAAGTTGGACTTGAAACCTTTCACTCGTACTAAAGTGACTTTTTCCTTCCCTAGTATACTGAAA TTTCCTTATGACTACGAGCTCTATGCTATTTTAGTGCATGAAGGGGAGACACCGACCGCAGGTCATTACTACAGCTTTATTCGCTTAAACTCCAATGAGTGGTACAGATATGAGGATTCACAA GTTACAGCTGTAGATGAAGAAGAAGTTTTCAAGCAGATGGCTTATATTCTTTTCTATGCTCCGGGCGGCGAGACTAACTTTACAGATGCCGTTCTAGCTCTGCAATCATCGGAAGGATTTACTCCTTTTGAGCATGCACAGGGTGATGAAGTAGGCAGATCAAAGAAAGCTGGTAAAGGTGCAACAAAAAAAGCTGCTGATAGAGATGAAAGTTTGATTGCTAAGAAAAAAGCTGCTGATAGAGATGAAAGTTTGATTGCTAAGAAAAAAGCTGCTGATGAAGGTGTAAGTGTGGTTGCTGTGAAAAAAGGTgctgataaaaataaaagttcgaCTTCTGAGGGAAAATGGGAGGTTCAGAAACGAAGGCAACGAAGGATAAAACTATGA
- the LOC121754221 gene encoding extensin-2-like isoform X9 — translation MTDEKKPAEPPAPIDPKPPAPVDSTPPAPVDPTPPDPIDPTPPAPVDQTPPAPVYITPPAPVDQTPPVPVDSTPPAPVDSTPPAPIDPTPPSPVDQTPPAPVDITPPAPVDQTPPAPVDSTPPAPVDSTPPAPVDSTPPAPVDSTPPAPIDPTPPSPVDQTPPAPVDITPPAPVDQTPPAPVDSTAPAPVDSTAPAPVDSTAPAPVDSTPPAPVDSTPPAPVDSSPPAPVDSTPPAPIDPTPPSPVDQTPPAPVDITPPAPVDSTPPAPVDSTPPAPVDQTPPAPVDITPPAPVDQILPVPVDSTLPAPVDSTPPTPVDSTPTAPVDQTPPAPVDSTPPAPVDQTPPAPVDITSPASVDQTPPAPIDPTPPSPVDQTPTAPVDQTPPAPIDPTLPSPVDQTPPAPVDQTLPSPVDQTPPAPVDKTPPASVDKIPPPEEKVTAQEFRDALYNLPWSSIFAPYPHIEYQGGTNFTVGCEFSSTDSSSSEDDESAHLPLCETGPSTPVLSPPEGAVEESLVYARLCETGLLSPVVSPREGAVAKNIPDHISETGSSSPILSPPEGALEENLPDHKCEAAPSSRVLSPPEGAVAENISDHKCEAVPSSPVLSPPEGAVAEKLSDHKCEAAPSSPVLSPPEGAVAEKLSDHISETGSSSPIVSPPEGAIAENLPDHKCETAPSSPVLSPPEGAIAENLSDHLSAVGASSPVLSPSLLDVADNLHPLWECVPPPPVLSPLEGKVAENPLDHEAIEAAFRGHPRLLMKQKIAGFDETGDSDFDPDDTVNDWEDDDRLDRPVFSPRYMNTGAGLVNLKNTCFMNSVLQCLVHTVLFFEGIIYQRNSLLCVCPNKTFCLKCSLEELFRSLTSGMTYYRPETLAQNLSHISPTFKVGQQEDAHEYLLKLWNKLMECDKYLDDKDNEHKIFVARLFRGRLVNKVMCSCGKISSKTEDAWDLQLPIENSDTLIGALQTYILTVVPDFRCENCGNEGIVQKIDLDQLPPVVTFHLKRFDRLNNKIKKHVSFPPKLDLKPFTRTKVTFSFPSILKFPYDYELYAILVHEGETPTAGHYYSFIRLNSNEWYRYEDSQVTAVDEEEVFKQMAYILFYAPGGETNFTDAVLALQSSEGFTPFEHAQGDEVGRSKKAGKGATKKAADRDESLIAKKKAADRDESLIAKKKAADEGVSVVAVKKGADKNKSSTSEGKWEVQKRRQRRIKL, via the exons ATGACGGATGAAAAGAAACCCGCTGAACCGCCTGCTCCGATCGATCCAAAACCGCCTGCTCCGGTCGATTCAACTCCGCCAGCTCCGGTTGATCCAACACCGCCTGATCCGATAGATCCAACCCCTCCTGCTCCGGTCGATCAAACGCCTCCTGCTCCGGTTTATATAACCCCTCCTGCTCCGGTCGATCAAACCCCTCCTGTTCCAGTCGATTCAACACCACCTGCTCCGGTCGATTCAACCCCGCCTGCTCCGATTGATCCAACCCCGCCTTCGCCGGTCGATCAAACGCCCCCTGCTCCGGTTGATATAACCCCTCCTGCTCCGGTCGATCAAACCCCTCCTGCTCCGGTCGATTCAACACCACCTGCTCCGGTCGATTCAACACCACCTGCTCCGGTCGATTCAACCCCTCCTGCTCCGGTCGATTCAACCCCGCCTGCTCCGATTGATCCAACCCCGCCTTCGCCGGTCGATCAAACGCCCCCTGCTCCGGTTGATATAACCCCCCCTGCTCCGGTCGATCAAACCCCTCCTGCTCCGGTCGATTCAACAGCACCTGCTCCGGTCGATTCAACAGCACCTGCTCCGGTCGATTCAACAGCACCTGCTCCGGTCGATTCAACACCACCTGCTCCGGTCGATTCAACCCCTCCTGCTCCGGTCGATTCATCCCCTCCTGCTCCGGTCGATTCAACCCCGCCTGCTCCGATTGATCCAACCCCACCTTCGCCGGTCGATCAAACGCCCCCTGCTCCGGTTGATATAACCCCTCCTGCTCCGGTCGATTCAACACCACCTGCTCCGGTCGATTCAACCCCTCCTGCTCCGGTCGATCAAACCCCTCCTGCTCCGGTTGATATAACCCCTCCTGCTCCGGTCGATCAAATCCTTCCTGTTCCGGTCGATTCAACACTGCCTGCTCCGGTCGATTCAACACCTCCTACTCCGGTCGATTCAACGCCTACTGCTCCGGTCGATCAAACGCCTCCTGCTCCGGTCGATTCAACGCCTCCTGCTCCGGTCGATCAAACGCCTCCTGCTCCGGTTGATATAACCTCTCCTGCTTCGGTCGATCAAACCCCTCCTGCTCCGATTGATCCAACCCCACCTTCTCCGGTAGATCAAACGCCTACTGCTCCGGTCGATCAAACCCCTCCTGCTCCCATTGATCCAACCCTGCCTTCTCCGGTCGATCAAACGCCTCCTGCTCCGGTCGATCAAACCCTGCCTTCTCCGGTCGATCAAACCCCTCCTGCTCCGGTCGATAAAACCCCGCCTGCTTCGGTCGATAAAATCCCGCCTCCCGAGGAGAAAGTGACTGCACAGGAATTTCGCGACGCGCTCTACAACTTACCGTGGAGTTCGATTTTCGCTCCCTATCCTCATATTGAATATCAAGGAGGAACGAATTTCACAGTGGGTTGTGAGTTTTCGTCCACTGATAGCAGTAGTAGTGAAGATGATGAGAGTGCTCATCTCCCA TTATGTGAGACCGGGCCTTCAACTCCGGTTCTTTCACCTCCggaaggggctgtagaagaaaGTCTTGTTTACGCA CGGTTATGTGAGACCGGGCTTTTATCTCCGGTTGTTTCACCTCGGGAAGGGGCCGTAGCAAAAAATATACCCGATCAT ATATCTGAGACCGGTTCTTCATCTCCGATTCTTTCACCTCCGGAAGGGGCCTTAGAAGAAAATCTACCTGATCAT AAATGTGAGGCCGCGCCTTCATCTCGGGTTCTTTCACCTCCGGAAGGGGCCGTAGCAGAAAATATATCCGATCAT AAATGTGAGGCCGTGCCTTCATCTCCGGTTCTTTCACCTCCAGAAGGGGCCGTAGCAGAAAAGCTATCCGATCAT AAATGTGAGGCTGCGCCTTCATCTCCGGTTCTTTCACCTCCGGAAGGGGCCGTAGCAGAAAAGCTATCCGATCAT ATATCTGAGACCGGGTCTTCATCTCCGATTGTTTCACCTCCGGAAGGGGCCATAGCAGAAAATCTACCTGATCAT AAATGTGAGACTGCGCCTTCATCTCCAGTTCTTTCACCTCCAGAAGGGGCCATAGCAGAAAATCTATCCGATCAT TTATCTGCGGTTGGGGCTTCATCTCCGGTTCTTTCACCTTCGCTATTGGACGTAGCAGATAATCTACAT CCGTTATGGGAGTGCGTGCCTCCACCTCCAGTTCTTTCACCTCTGGAAGGGAAGGTAGCAGAAAATCCACTTGATCAT GAAGCTATTGAAGCTGCATTCAGAGGTCATCCTCGCCTGCTTATGAAGCAGAAAATCGCTGGTTTCGATGAAACA GGTGATTCGGATTTTGATCCAGACGATACAGTA AATGATTGGGAAGATGATGATAGATTGGATCGACCTGTGTTCTCTCCGCGTTACATGAATACA GGAGCTGGACTGGTGAATTTAAAGAATACATGCTTCATGAATTCGGTTTTGCAATGCTTGGTGCATACTGTACTATTTTTTGAGGGCATTATTTACCAAAGAAACTCATTGCTGTGCGTTT GTCCCAATAAAACGTTCTGTCTGAAGTGCAGCCTCGAAGAGCTATTTCGATCACTTACTTCGGGAATGACATATTATAGGCCAGAGACACTAGCTCAGAATTTAAGCC ACATTTCACCTACCTTCAAAGTGGGTCAACAGGAGGATGCTCATGAATACCTTTTGAAGTTATGGAATAAACTAATGGAGTGTGACAAGTATCTTGACGATAAGGATAATGAACATAAAATCTTTGTCGCACGACTGTTTCGTGGCCGTCTTGTCAACAAG GTCATGTGTTCATGTGGTAAGATTTCTAGTAAGACAGAGGATGCATGGGATCTGCAATTACCTATTGAGAATTCGGACACTCTCATCGGTGCTCTGCAAACTTATATACTAACAGTAGTGCCTGACTTTCGCTGTGAAAATTGTGGGAATGAAGGTATAGTACAGAAAATTGATCTGGATCAGCTTCCACCTGTTGTCACGTTTCACCTGAAGAGGTTTGACAGATTGAACAACAAAATCAAAAAGCATGTGTCGTTTCCACCTAAGTTGGACTTGAAACCTTTCACTCGTACTAAAGTGACTTTTTCCTTCCCTAGTATACTGAAA TTTCCTTATGACTACGAGCTCTATGCTATTTTAGTGCATGAAGGGGAGACACCGACCGCAGGTCATTACTACAGCTTTATTCGCTTAAACTCCAATGAGTGGTACAGATATGAGGATTCACAA GTTACAGCTGTAGATGAAGAAGAAGTTTTCAAGCAGATGGCTTATATTCTTTTCTATGCTCCGGGCGGCGAGACTAACTTTACAGATGCCGTTCTAGCTCTGCAATCATCGGAAGGATTTACTCCTTTTGAGCATGCACAGGGTGATGAAGTAGGCAGATCAAAGAAAGCTGGTAAAGGTGCAACAAAAAAAGCTGCTGATAGAGATGAAAGTTTGATTGCTAAGAAAAAAGCTGCTGATAGAGATGAAAGTTTGATTGCTAAGAAAAAAGCTGCTGATGAAGGTGTAAGTGTGGTTGCTGTGAAAAAAGGTgctgataaaaataaaagttcgaCTTCTGAGGGAAAATGGGAGGTTCAGAAACGAAGGCAACGAAGGATAAAACTATGA
- the LOC121754221 gene encoding proline-rich protein 36-like isoform X11, whose protein sequence is MTDEKKPAEPPAPIDPKPPAPVDSTPPAPVDPTPPDPIDPTPPAPVDQTPPAPVYITPPAPVDQTPPVPVDSTPPAPVDSTPPAPIDPTPPSPVDQTPPAPVDITPPAPVDQTPPAPVDSTPPAPVDSTPPAPVDSTPPAPVDSTPPAPIDPTPPSPVDQTPPAPVDITPPAPVDQTPPAPVDSTAPAPVDSTAPAPVDSTAPAPVDSTPPAPVDSTPPAPVDSSPPAPVDSTPPAPIDPTPPSPVDQTPPAPVDITPPAPVDSTPPAPVDSTPPAPVDQTPPAPVDITPPAPVDQILPVPVDSTLPAPVDSTPPTPVDSTPTAPVDQTPPAPVDSTPPAPVDQTPPAPVDITSPASVDQTPPAPIDPTPPSPVDQTPTAPVDQTPPAPIDPTLPSPVDQTPPAPVDQTLPSPVDQTPPAPVDKTPPASVDKIPPPEEKVTAQEFRDALYNLPWSSIFAPYPHIEYQGGTNFTVGCEFSSTDSSSSEDDESAHLPLCETGPSTPVLSPPEGAVEESLVYARLCETGLLSPVVSPREGAVAKNIPDHISETGSSSPILSPPEGALEENLPDHKCETAPSSPVLSPPEGAIAENLSDHLSAVGASSPVLSPSLLDVADNLHPLWECVPPPPVLSPLEGKVAENPLDHEAIEAAFRGHPRLLMKQKIAGFDETGDSDFDPDDTVNDWEDDDRLDRPVFSPRYMNTGAGLVNLKNTCFMNSVLQCLVHTVLFFEGIIYQRNSLLCVCPNKTFCLKCSLEELFRSLTSGMTYYRPETLAQNLSHISPTFKVGQQEDAHEYLLKLWNKLMECDKYLDDKDNEHKIFVARLFRGRLVNKVMCSCGKISSKTEDAWDLQLPIENSDTLIGALQTYILTVVPDFRCENCGNEGIVQKIDLDQLPPVVTFHLKRFDRLNNKIKKHVSFPPKLDLKPFTRTKVTFSFPSILKFPYDYELYAILVHEGETPTAGHYYSFIRLNSNEWYRYEDSQVTAVDEEEVFKQMAYILFYAPGGETNFTDAVLALQSSEGFTPFEHAQGDEVGRSKKAGKGATKKAADRDESLIAKKKAADRDESLIAKKKAADEGVSVVAVKKGADKNKSSTSEGKWEVQKRRQRRIKL, encoded by the exons ATGACGGATGAAAAGAAACCCGCTGAACCGCCTGCTCCGATCGATCCAAAACCGCCTGCTCCGGTCGATTCAACTCCGCCAGCTCCGGTTGATCCAACACCGCCTGATCCGATAGATCCAACCCCTCCTGCTCCGGTCGATCAAACGCCTCCTGCTCCGGTTTATATAACCCCTCCTGCTCCGGTCGATCAAACCCCTCCTGTTCCAGTCGATTCAACACCACCTGCTCCGGTCGATTCAACCCCGCCTGCTCCGATTGATCCAACCCCGCCTTCGCCGGTCGATCAAACGCCCCCTGCTCCGGTTGATATAACCCCTCCTGCTCCGGTCGATCAAACCCCTCCTGCTCCGGTCGATTCAACACCACCTGCTCCGGTCGATTCAACACCACCTGCTCCGGTCGATTCAACCCCTCCTGCTCCGGTCGATTCAACCCCGCCTGCTCCGATTGATCCAACCCCGCCTTCGCCGGTCGATCAAACGCCCCCTGCTCCGGTTGATATAACCCCCCCTGCTCCGGTCGATCAAACCCCTCCTGCTCCGGTCGATTCAACAGCACCTGCTCCGGTCGATTCAACAGCACCTGCTCCGGTCGATTCAACAGCACCTGCTCCGGTCGATTCAACACCACCTGCTCCGGTCGATTCAACCCCTCCTGCTCCGGTCGATTCATCCCCTCCTGCTCCGGTCGATTCAACCCCGCCTGCTCCGATTGATCCAACCCCACCTTCGCCGGTCGATCAAACGCCCCCTGCTCCGGTTGATATAACCCCTCCTGCTCCGGTCGATTCAACACCACCTGCTCCGGTCGATTCAACCCCTCCTGCTCCGGTCGATCAAACCCCTCCTGCTCCGGTTGATATAACCCCTCCTGCTCCGGTCGATCAAATCCTTCCTGTTCCGGTCGATTCAACACTGCCTGCTCCGGTCGATTCAACACCTCCTACTCCGGTCGATTCAACGCCTACTGCTCCGGTCGATCAAACGCCTCCTGCTCCGGTCGATTCAACGCCTCCTGCTCCGGTCGATCAAACGCCTCCTGCTCCGGTTGATATAACCTCTCCTGCTTCGGTCGATCAAACCCCTCCTGCTCCGATTGATCCAACCCCACCTTCTCCGGTAGATCAAACGCCTACTGCTCCGGTCGATCAAACCCCTCCTGCTCCCATTGATCCAACCCTGCCTTCTCCGGTCGATCAAACGCCTCCTGCTCCGGTCGATCAAACCCTGCCTTCTCCGGTCGATCAAACCCCTCCTGCTCCGGTCGATAAAACCCCGCCTGCTTCGGTCGATAAAATCCCGCCTCCCGAGGAGAAAGTGACTGCACAGGAATTTCGCGACGCGCTCTACAACTTACCGTGGAGTTCGATTTTCGCTCCCTATCCTCATATTGAATATCAAGGAGGAACGAATTTCACAGTGGGTTGTGAGTTTTCGTCCACTGATAGCAGTAGTAGTGAAGATGATGAGAGTGCTCATCTCCCA TTATGTGAGACCGGGCCTTCAACTCCGGTTCTTTCACCTCCggaaggggctgtagaagaaaGTCTTGTTTACGCA CGGTTATGTGAGACCGGGCTTTTATCTCCGGTTGTTTCACCTCGGGAAGGGGCCGTAGCAAAAAATATACCCGATCAT ATATCTGAGACCGGTTCTTCATCTCCGATTCTTTCACCTCCGGAAGGGGCCTTAGAAGAAAATCTACCTGATCAT AAATGTGAGACTGCGCCTTCATCTCCAGTTCTTTCACCTCCAGAAGGGGCCATAGCAGAAAATCTATCCGATCAT TTATCTGCGGTTGGGGCTTCATCTCCGGTTCTTTCACCTTCGCTATTGGACGTAGCAGATAATCTACAT CCGTTATGGGAGTGCGTGCCTCCACCTCCAGTTCTTTCACCTCTGGAAGGGAAGGTAGCAGAAAATCCACTTGATCAT GAAGCTATTGAAGCTGCATTCAGAGGTCATCCTCGCCTGCTTATGAAGCAGAAAATCGCTGGTTTCGATGAAACA GGTGATTCGGATTTTGATCCAGACGATACAGTA AATGATTGGGAAGATGATGATAGATTGGATCGACCTGTGTTCTCTCCGCGTTACATGAATACA GGAGCTGGACTGGTGAATTTAAAGAATACATGCTTCATGAATTCGGTTTTGCAATGCTTGGTGCATACTGTACTATTTTTTGAGGGCATTATTTACCAAAGAAACTCATTGCTGTGCGTTT GTCCCAATAAAACGTTCTGTCTGAAGTGCAGCCTCGAAGAGCTATTTCGATCACTTACTTCGGGAATGACATATTATAGGCCAGAGACACTAGCTCAGAATTTAAGCC ACATTTCACCTACCTTCAAAGTGGGTCAACAGGAGGATGCTCATGAATACCTTTTGAAGTTATGGAATAAACTAATGGAGTGTGACAAGTATCTTGACGATAAGGATAATGAACATAAAATCTTTGTCGCACGACTGTTTCGTGGCCGTCTTGTCAACAAG GTCATGTGTTCATGTGGTAAGATTTCTAGTAAGACAGAGGATGCATGGGATCTGCAATTACCTATTGAGAATTCGGACACTCTCATCGGTGCTCTGCAAACTTATATACTAACAGTAGTGCCTGACTTTCGCTGTGAAAATTGTGGGAATGAAGGTATAGTACAGAAAATTGATCTGGATCAGCTTCCACCTGTTGTCACGTTTCACCTGAAGAGGTTTGACAGATTGAACAACAAAATCAAAAAGCATGTGTCGTTTCCACCTAAGTTGGACTTGAAACCTTTCACTCGTACTAAAGTGACTTTTTCCTTCCCTAGTATACTGAAA TTTCCTTATGACTACGAGCTCTATGCTATTTTAGTGCATGAAGGGGAGACACCGACCGCAGGTCATTACTACAGCTTTATTCGCTTAAACTCCAATGAGTGGTACAGATATGAGGATTCACAA GTTACAGCTGTAGATGAAGAAGAAGTTTTCAAGCAGATGGCTTATATTCTTTTCTATGCTCCGGGCGGCGAGACTAACTTTACAGATGCCGTTCTAGCTCTGCAATCATCGGAAGGATTTACTCCTTTTGAGCATGCACAGGGTGATGAAGTAGGCAGATCAAAGAAAGCTGGTAAAGGTGCAACAAAAAAAGCTGCTGATAGAGATGAAAGTTTGATTGCTAAGAAAAAAGCTGCTGATAGAGATGAAAGTTTGATTGCTAAGAAAAAAGCTGCTGATGAAGGTGTAAGTGTGGTTGCTGTGAAAAAAGGTgctgataaaaataaaagttcgaCTTCTGAGGGAAAATGGGAGGTTCAGAAACGAAGGCAACGAAGGATAAAACTATGA